A genomic region of Porticoccaceae bacterium LTM1 contains the following coding sequences:
- a CDS encoding exodeoxyribonuclease III gives MRIISLCLEGIHQAAQRGLYDWLTSQDADVICLQNLKAQEHELEWQPQFELDGYFAYFFGDSEPQSNGVAIYTRAMPKALMYGFGFSSGEDMKGRYLQADFGDISIGSLLAPSGVTGEPSQDIKRQFFQDLQAHLEKISHKRRNYIICGNWNMAHSEIDLQNPDSNQETSGYLVSERRWMDTLFRGLGYADAFRIGNRDTDEYSWWPSGEHGEGDGWRVDYQVISRELSPKVEYAVMYKAKTFSSHSPVIVDYDIEEL, from the coding sequence ATGCGCATCATTAGTCTGTGTTTAGAAGGCATTCATCAGGCAGCCCAGAGAGGTTTGTATGATTGGCTGACTTCTCAGGACGCCGACGTTATCTGCCTGCAGAATCTCAAGGCCCAGGAACATGAATTGGAGTGGCAGCCGCAGTTTGAACTGGACGGCTACTTTGCCTATTTCTTTGGCGACTCCGAGCCACAATCAAATGGAGTTGCTATCTATACTCGAGCCATGCCCAAAGCCCTGATGTATGGTTTTGGGTTTTCCAGTGGCGAAGATATGAAGGGCCGCTATCTGCAAGCCGACTTTGGCGATATCAGTATTGGCTCGCTGCTAGCTCCTTCCGGTGTAACCGGTGAGCCATCGCAAGATATCAAGCGGCAGTTTTTCCAGGATTTACAGGCTCACTTGGAAAAAATTTCACACAAGCGTCGCAACTACATCATCTGTGGCAACTGGAACATGGCACACAGTGAGATTGATTTACAAAACCCCGACAGCAACCAGGAAACGTCCGGTTATTTGGTCAGTGAAAGACGCTGGATGGACACCCTGTTCAGGGGGCTTGGTTATGCCGATGCGTTTCGAATCGGCAATCGCGATACTGACGAGTACAGTTGGTGGCCTTCCGGCGAACATGGTGAAGGGGATGGCTGGCGCGTGGACTACCAGGTTATCTCCAGAGAGTTGTCACCCAAGGTCGAATACGCCGTCATGTACAAAGCCAAGACTTTTTCCAGTCACTCCCCGGTGATCGTGGACTACGATATCGAAGAGCTGTAA
- the pyrE gene encoding orotate phosphoribosyltransferase, producing MQSYQQEFLDLAIAEKALKFGEFTLKSGRVSPYFFNAGEFHTGAALAALGRFYAAAIERAGIDYDLIFGPAYKGIPLASTTAVALADKFGKDVPYCFNRKEAKSHGEGGTLVGAPLQGRALIIDDVITAGTAIREVMEILKAQDAKPAAVVVGLDRKEKGRGDLSAIQEVEAEFGIPVISIVSIDDIIQYLKENSDNSDVVDRIVEYRTNYGV from the coding sequence ATGCAGTCCTATCAGCAGGAATTCCTCGATCTGGCCATTGCCGAGAAGGCACTTAAATTTGGCGAGTTCACCCTTAAGTCCGGGCGCGTCAGCCCCTATTTCTTTAATGCCGGAGAGTTTCACACCGGCGCTGCACTGGCCGCACTGGGCCGTTTTTATGCGGCCGCGATTGAACGCGCTGGCATTGATTACGACCTGATCTTTGGCCCTGCCTACAAAGGTATTCCGTTGGCCTCCACTACTGCAGTGGCACTGGCGGACAAGTTTGGCAAAGATGTACCCTATTGCTTCAACCGCAAAGAAGCCAAGTCTCACGGCGAAGGCGGCACCCTGGTGGGCGCACCTTTGCAAGGTCGTGCGCTGATTATTGACGACGTGATTACCGCCGGTACCGCGATTCGCGAAGTCATGGAAATTCTCAAGGCTCAGGATGCCAAGCCCGCAGCAGTAGTGGTGGGCCTGGATCGCAAGGAGAAGGGGCGCGGTGATTTGTCTGCAATTCAGGAAGTGGAAGCCGAGTTTGGAATTCCGGTAATCAGTATTGTGTCTATCGACGATATCATCCAATATTTGAAAGAGAACTCAGACAACAGTGACGTTGTCGATAGAATCGTGGAGTATCGCACCAACTACGGGGTGTAA
- the slmA gene encoding nucleoid occlusion factor SlmA yields the protein MTDNTNNKPNRRQQILQSLARMLETSPGSRITTAALAREVGVSEAALYRHFPSKTKMYEGLIDFIEETLFSRINRIVSDSASAESRCQRILSLLLTFAERNPGITRILNGDALTGETARLHQRVVQLFDRLETQLKQLLREAEIAEAIRLQLPPGMAANLMLATAEGRIGQFVRSGFKRNPTENWSEQWSLIAGGLFAGFGVN from the coding sequence ATGACAGATAACACTAACAATAAACCAAATCGTCGCCAGCAGATTCTCCAATCTCTGGCACGAATGCTGGAGACTTCGCCCGGCTCGCGAATCACCACCGCTGCATTGGCTCGTGAGGTAGGTGTATCAGAAGCTGCCCTGTATCGTCACTTTCCCAGCAAAACCAAGATGTATGAGGGGCTTATTGATTTTATCGAGGAGACGCTGTTTTCCCGTATAAACCGAATTGTCTCCGACTCCGCCAGTGCCGAATCACGTTGCCAGCGTATTTTGAGCCTGTTACTGACTTTTGCCGAGCGCAATCCGGGTATCACCCGCATCCTGAACGGTGACGCCCTGACCGGTGAAACAGCGCGCCTGCACCAGCGGGTGGTGCAACTGTTTGATCGTCTGGAAACGCAGCTCAAGCAACTGCTGCGGGAAGCGGAGATTGCAGAAGCTATACGTCTGCAACTACCGCCGGGGATGGCGGCCAACCTGATGCTGGCAACGGCAGAGGGGCGTATCGGTCAGTTTGTGCGTAGCGGCTTTAAGCGAAACCCGACCGAAAACTGGTCAGAACAATGGTCACTGATTGCTGGCGGCCTGTTCGCTGGTTTCGGTGTCAACTGA
- the argB gene encoding acetylglutamate kinase, with the protein MSLDLDEAVNFTRVLTESLPYIQRFTGKTIVVKFGGNAMVDEALKRNFAHDIVLMKLVGMNPVVVHGGGPQIGTLLEQLNINSQFINGMRVTDSKTMDVVEMVLGGAVNKEIVSLINTAGGSAVGVTGKDGQLIRAKKLKVTAQTPEMSAPEIIDIGHVGEVENINTDVIDMLTKGNFIPVIAPIGVGADGASYNINADLVAGKLAEVLHAEKLMLLTNVSGLKDKQDNILTGLTTEQVEALIADGTIYGGMLPKIRCALEAVMNGVKTAHIIDGRVPHSVLLEIFTDAGVGTLITNPN; encoded by the coding sequence ATGTCCCTGGATCTTGACGAAGCCGTCAATTTTACTCGAGTTCTGACCGAGTCATTGCCTTACATACAACGATTTACCGGCAAAACCATTGTGGTGAAGTTCGGTGGCAATGCGATGGTCGACGAAGCCTTAAAACGCAATTTTGCCCACGACATCGTACTGATGAAGCTGGTTGGTATGAACCCTGTTGTTGTACATGGCGGTGGCCCCCAGATTGGCACCTTGCTGGAACAGCTGAACATCAACTCGCAATTTATCAACGGCATGCGTGTAACTGACAGCAAAACCATGGACGTCGTAGAAATGGTTCTGGGCGGCGCTGTGAATAAAGAGATTGTCAGCCTGATCAATACCGCTGGGGGCAGTGCAGTAGGTGTCACCGGCAAAGATGGTCAGTTAATTCGAGCCAAAAAGCTCAAGGTTACCGCCCAAACACCGGAAATGTCCGCGCCGGAAATTATCGACATCGGTCATGTTGGCGAGGTGGAGAACATCAACACCGATGTGATCGACATGCTTACCAAGGGCAATTTTATTCCAGTGATCGCCCCAATCGGGGTAGGTGCAGACGGAGCTTCTTATAACATCAATGCTGACCTGGTTGCAGGAAAACTCGCCGAAGTACTCCACGCCGAAAAATTGATGCTGCTGACCAATGTCTCCGGACTAAAAGACAAGCAGGACAACATTCTCACCGGCTTGACCACTGAGCAGGTAGAAGCACTGATTGCGGACGGTACCATCTACGGCGGCATGCTTCCCAAAATTCGCTGTGCTTTGGAAGCAGTGATGAACGGCGTGAAAACAGCCCATATCATTGATGGTCGAGTGCCACACTCCGTACTGTTGGAAATATTTACTGACGCAGGCGTCGGTACATTGATCACCAACCCCAATTAA
- a CDS encoding phosphomannomutase/phosphoglucomutase yields MTQAPIARFANNKPNILNAALLVGFLCLLLLTQWTYQKLVTEPATVGVQSAATVQASQIADDIDQFLQQHRKQLQQLASQSLASAALNAKAEERVRIEHSLAQLLPGSNYLKLVDQESIDDDSLSFVAKDMAHRTFEGETVSPEAMKHNQDWSVLMAEPVAGDRSGCLLVSFPVSALTDHLQKAKSVAGQVKLYQQARNGTPLFLTLGNGAANAPSVRVNAASPRWQLEYTPPQSTVDAHKPGLFAQILLYLMTTILLGLLVTLGYRVFKLYQHHHQLREAEKQRKHEQEQAELELASASSYLAKISEAASNPSASEPGDCDTDEQVFDLQLPEEGPNDTIPHSVFRAYDIRGLYKNQIDETFAEKLGLALGHMALEKEDHVIVAGHDGRISSPKLFDALVKGILASGCDVIALGQAPTPLVNFTLNELPDTFSGVTVTASHNPPEYNGFKMTIAGHPLGGDDMDALKERMISDQEQPGGGQKQTLDMVDRYIDRIADDIVPAHDLKVVVDASNGVAGPIIPQLLQQLGCDVTELYCDVDGNFPNHLPDTSIAANLQDLINIVKHQGADLGLALDGDGDRLVAVTGSGRIVWPDELMMIFSRDVLTRQPGADIVFDIKCTRRLGAVIGSYGGRPVMWKTGHSHMRSKITELNAPLGGEFSGHMFFRDRWFGFDDGIYSAARLIEILSLREQTLDEIISTLPECVSTDELKLDVPEERKFALIDELLENGEFADAKITRIDGLRIDFADSWGLVRASNTSPALTLRFEGDTKEALNNARDLLMSQLQKVAPDLNLSLND; encoded by the coding sequence GTGACTCAAGCGCCTATTGCCCGGTTTGCGAATAACAAACCGAACATTCTCAACGCTGCTCTATTGGTTGGCTTTCTCTGCTTATTGCTTTTAACCCAATGGACCTACCAAAAGTTGGTTACTGAACCGGCAACCGTTGGCGTGCAAAGTGCCGCTACTGTGCAAGCAAGCCAAATTGCTGATGACATTGATCAATTCCTGCAACAACATCGCAAACAGCTGCAGCAATTGGCCAGCCAGTCACTGGCATCCGCCGCCCTCAATGCCAAAGCCGAGGAGCGAGTTCGAATTGAACACAGTCTTGCTCAACTACTACCGGGATCTAACTACCTCAAATTAGTGGATCAGGAAAGTATCGATGATGATTCACTGAGCTTTGTCGCCAAAGATATGGCACACCGCACATTTGAAGGGGAGACCGTGTCGCCGGAAGCCATGAAGCACAATCAGGACTGGTCCGTCTTGATGGCTGAACCAGTCGCAGGCGACCGGTCTGGCTGCCTGCTTGTCAGCTTTCCCGTCAGCGCATTGACCGATCATCTTCAAAAAGCAAAAAGCGTTGCGGGCCAGGTCAAGCTCTACCAACAGGCCAGAAATGGAACGCCTCTCTTTCTTACTCTGGGCAATGGTGCTGCCAATGCGCCCTCGGTCAGGGTAAACGCCGCCAGCCCGCGCTGGCAGCTTGAGTACACACCACCACAATCCACAGTGGACGCGCACAAGCCGGGGCTTTTCGCACAAATTCTTCTATATCTGATGACAACCATATTACTGGGCCTTCTTGTGACGCTCGGTTATCGGGTTTTCAAACTGTATCAACACCACCATCAATTACGGGAAGCTGAGAAACAACGTAAACATGAGCAGGAACAAGCCGAGTTGGAACTGGCTTCGGCATCCTCTTATTTGGCAAAAATCAGTGAAGCAGCTTCCAACCCCTCAGCCTCGGAGCCTGGTGATTGCGACACAGACGAGCAGGTATTTGACCTGCAACTGCCAGAGGAAGGGCCTAACGATACGATCCCTCACTCTGTGTTTCGGGCCTACGACATACGTGGTCTTTACAAAAATCAGATTGATGAAACATTTGCCGAAAAGCTTGGTTTAGCTCTGGGACATATGGCACTGGAAAAAGAAGACCACGTCATAGTCGCCGGACACGATGGCCGCATCAGTAGCCCGAAGCTTTTCGATGCGCTGGTTAAAGGCATACTCGCCAGCGGTTGTGACGTAATTGCTCTGGGTCAGGCGCCAACACCGCTGGTCAACTTCACCCTCAACGAGCTACCTGACACTTTTTCCGGGGTTACAGTAACTGCCAGCCACAACCCGCCAGAGTACAATGGGTTCAAAATGACAATTGCCGGTCATCCTCTTGGTGGCGATGACATGGATGCGCTGAAAGAACGCATGATTTCCGATCAGGAACAACCCGGTGGCGGCCAGAAACAGACCCTGGATATGGTAGACCGCTACATTGATCGCATTGCCGACGACATCGTTCCGGCCCACGACCTGAAAGTGGTGGTCGATGCTTCCAATGGCGTTGCCGGGCCTATTATTCCGCAGCTTCTCCAACAACTGGGTTGCGATGTGACGGAACTGTACTGCGATGTGGACGGTAATTTCCCCAACCACCTGCCAGATACCTCCATTGCGGCGAACCTGCAAGACTTGATCAATATCGTCAAGCATCAGGGGGCCGATCTGGGGCTGGCACTGGATGGGGACGGCGACCGTCTGGTAGCAGTTACCGGCTCTGGCCGCATAGTCTGGCCGGATGAATTGATGATGATCTTTTCCCGGGATGTACTGACTCGCCAACCGGGCGCGGACATTGTGTTTGATATAAAGTGCACACGTCGTCTTGGCGCGGTTATCGGCAGTTATGGCGGTCGCCCTGTCATGTGGAAAACCGGTCACTCCCACATGCGCAGTAAAATCACAGAACTGAATGCACCTCTGGGCGGCGAGTTCAGCGGCCATATGTTTTTCAGGGATCGTTGGTTTGGTTTTGATGATGGCATTTACAGTGCTGCGCGCCTGATTGAAATTCTTTCGTTGAGAGAACAAACCCTGGACGAAATAATCAGCACCCTGCCCGAGTGCGTCAGCACCGACGAGCTCAAGCTGGATGTTCCGGAAGAGCGAAAGTTTGCCCTGATTGATGAGTTATTAGAAAACGGGGAATTCGCAGACGCGAAAATCACCCGGATCGATGGGCTGAGAATCGACTTTGCCGATAGCTGGGGCCTGGTGCGCGCCTCAAACACCTCGCCAGCATTGACGCTGCGTTTTGAGGGCGACACCAAAGAGGCACTGAACAACGCACGCGACCTGCTGATGTCACAACTGCAAAAAGTCGCCCCTGATCTTAATTTAAGTTTGAATGATTAA
- the coaBC gene encoding bifunctional phosphopantothenoylcysteine decarboxylase/phosphopantothenate--cysteine ligase CoaBC codes for MSSLANKRVLLGVTGGIAAYKSADLVRRLQDAGADVRVVMTRAATEFITPLTMQALSGKQVHLDLLDTEAEAAMGHIELARWGDLLLVAPASADFIARIANGQGDDLLATLCLACPAPIAVAPAMNQAMYRDPATQNNLKILAERNIHIFGPAEGSQACGDIGPGRMLEPGQLTEMASQLFETGLLAGRRVVITAGPTREAMDPVRYISNHSSGKMGYAIASAAAEAGAETILISGPVTLPAPDRVRVVNVTSAQQMYDAAQAEAVGADLFIATAAVADYRPVDVSRQKIKKSGDEITLRLIKNPDIVASIATRKDRPFTVGFAAETNQLEQYARDKLARKGLDLVIANNVADESIGFNSDENQVLMVGVNGSQLLPKMNKQTLARELIRHIAELMPQ; via the coding sequence ATGAGTTCACTGGCTAACAAACGCGTTTTATTGGGTGTAACTGGCGGTATTGCCGCCTATAAAAGCGCTGATCTGGTGCGTCGCTTACAGGACGCTGGTGCAGATGTGCGAGTAGTTATGACCCGTGCAGCCACTGAGTTCATTACCCCGCTCACCATGCAGGCGCTGTCAGGCAAGCAGGTACACCTGGATCTGCTGGACACTGAAGCCGAAGCGGCAATGGGGCATATCGAGCTGGCGCGCTGGGGAGACTTATTGCTGGTGGCGCCAGCATCAGCTGACTTTATCGCTCGCATCGCCAATGGCCAGGGCGATGACCTGCTGGCAACCCTCTGTCTGGCCTGCCCTGCACCAATAGCCGTCGCGCCAGCAATGAACCAAGCCATGTATCGCGATCCGGCAACGCAAAATAATCTCAAAATACTGGCTGAGCGCAATATCCACATTTTCGGCCCCGCGGAAGGTTCCCAGGCCTGTGGCGATATCGGCCCCGGGCGAATGCTGGAGCCTGGCCAATTGACAGAGATGGCATCACAACTATTTGAAACCGGCTTGCTGGCTGGGCGCCGCGTGGTGATCACCGCCGGTCCAACACGCGAAGCAATGGATCCGGTACGCTACATCAGTAACCACAGCTCCGGAAAAATGGGCTATGCGATTGCCAGTGCCGCCGCAGAAGCTGGTGCCGAGACAATTTTGATCAGTGGCCCAGTAACTCTGCCAGCTCCCGATCGGGTTCGAGTGGTTAACGTTACCAGTGCCCAGCAAATGTACGATGCCGCTCAGGCAGAGGCTGTTGGTGCGGACCTTTTTATCGCCACAGCTGCGGTGGCCGACTACCGACCAGTCGATGTTTCCCGGCAGAAAATCAAGAAAAGCGGGGATGAAATCACCCTGCGCCTGATCAAAAATCCGGACATTGTGGCCAGCATTGCCACACGGAAAGACCGCCCATTTACTGTTGGCTTCGCAGCAGAAACCAACCAGCTGGAGCAGTACGCTCGCGACAAGCTGGCTCGTAAAGGACTGGATCTGGTTATTGCCAATAATGTAGCCGATGAAAGCATTGGCTTTAACAGCGATGAAAATCAGGTTTTGATGGTTGGAGTCAATGGCTCCCAGCTGCTGCCAAAAATGAATAAACAGACATTAGCCCGCGAGTTAATTCGCCATATCGCAGAGCTGATGCCCCAATAA
- the radC gene encoding DNA repair protein RadC: MSIREWPEGERPRERMIELGAGALSDAELLAIFLRTGSHGLSAVDLARELLTNFGGLAPLLESSREQFCGHRGLGEAKYTQLQAARELSNRHLQERLRREEVFTNPGAVVSYLRLRMQGLRQEVFAVLFMDSQHRLINYEELFRGTIDGAAVYPREVVRRALELNAAALILAHNHPSGIAEPSEADVQITDRLKRALELIDVRVLDHIIVGSGEVVSLAERGRL; the protein is encoded by the coding sequence ATGAGTATTCGGGAATGGCCTGAAGGTGAACGTCCGCGTGAGCGAATGATTGAGCTCGGGGCGGGTGCGTTGTCCGATGCCGAGTTGCTGGCAATTTTTTTGCGCACGGGAAGTCACGGCTTATCAGCGGTAGATCTCGCTCGAGAGTTGCTGACTAATTTTGGTGGGTTGGCGCCACTACTGGAATCTTCACGCGAGCAGTTTTGTGGCCATCGCGGGCTGGGAGAGGCCAAGTACACTCAATTGCAGGCGGCGCGCGAGTTGTCCAATCGCCACTTGCAGGAACGTTTGCGCAGGGAAGAAGTGTTTACCAATCCGGGTGCGGTTGTCTCTTATCTGCGGCTGCGCATGCAAGGATTGCGTCAGGAGGTGTTTGCGGTACTGTTTATGGATAGTCAACACCGCCTGATCAATTACGAAGAGTTGTTTCGAGGTACCATTGACGGTGCGGCTGTGTATCCTCGTGAAGTGGTGCGTCGCGCGCTGGAATTAAATGCTGCCGCTCTGATTCTGGCCCACAATCATCCATCTGGCATTGCGGAGCCAAGCGAAGCAGATGTACAAATAACCGATCGGCTGAAACGGGCGCTGGAGCTGATTGATGTTCGAGTACTTGATCATATAATAGTCGGCTCGGGAGAGGTGGTGTCGCTGGCAGAGCGAGGCAGGTTGTAG
- the rpmB gene encoding 50S ribosomal protein L28 → MSKVCQVTGKRPMTGNNVSHAKNRTRRRFEPNLHTHRFWVEAEKRFVKLRVSTKGLRTIDKKGIEQVLTEIRARGEKV, encoded by the coding sequence ATGTCCAAAGTATGTCAGGTTACCGGCAAGCGTCCGATGACTGGTAACAATGTATCACACGCCAAAAACCGCACTCGTCGTCGGTTTGAGCCAAACCTGCACACTCACCGTTTTTGGGTGGAAGCAGAGAAGCGTTTCGTGAAACTGCGCGTTTCTACCAAAGGTCTGCGCACGATCGACAAGAAAGGCATCGAGCAGGTGCTGACTGAAATTCGCGCTCGCGGCGAAAAAGTTTAA
- the rpmG gene encoding 50S ribosomal protein L33, translated as MAKSNRDKIKLVSSAGTGHYYTTDKNKRTTPDKLEMKKYDPVVRQHVMYKEAKIK; from the coding sequence ATGGCTAAGTCAAATCGTGACAAAATCAAGCTGGTATCCAGTGCTGGTACTGGTCACTACTACACTACTGACAAGAACAAGCGTACTACTCCAGACAAGCTGGAAATGAAAAAGTACGATCCGGTTGTTCGTCAGCACGTGATGTACAAAGAAGCCAAAATCAAGTAA
- a CDS encoding biopolymer transporter ExbD, with the protein MALGKRRKVEEESEIDLTPMLDVVFIMLIFFIVTASFVKESGIEVNRPPAAPPSDEQPKLKNLTLRVTANDEIFVGSRRIDARAVRANVERMKAENPEGKVIIQASPHASTEIYIQIADQAREAGVYDIALNTTKEK; encoded by the coding sequence ATGGCCTTAGGCAAGAGAAGAAAGGTCGAAGAAGAATCAGAGATTGACCTGACGCCCATGTTGGACGTCGTGTTTATTATGCTGATCTTCTTCATCGTAACAGCATCCTTTGTGAAGGAATCCGGCATTGAGGTAAATCGCCCGCCGGCAGCACCACCAAGTGATGAACAACCAAAACTTAAAAACCTGACTTTGCGGGTTACTGCCAATGACGAAATTTTTGTTGGCAGTCGTCGTATTGACGCTCGGGCTGTTCGCGCCAACGTCGAGCGGATGAAAGCCGAGAATCCAGAAGGCAAGGTGATTATTCAGGCATCACCACATGCCAGCACTGAGATCTATATCCAGATTGCAGACCAGGCTCGAGAAGCGGGTGTTTACGACATTGCTCTGAACACCACCAAAGAAAAATAA
- the mutM gene encoding bifunctional DNA-formamidopyrimidine glycosylase/DNA-(apurinic or apyrimidinic site) lyase: MPELPEVETTLRGIETYVSGRSVKQVVVRNFSLRWPVPRNINAVLAGQKVHKLWRRAKYLLWQCESGHMLLHLGMSGSLRVVPVGSPAGKHDHVDIEMDNGQAIRLTDPRRFGALLWLEGDPEQHTLLAQLGPEPLTGAFDGERLYRMSRNRKVPVKTFIMDNKTVVGVGNIYANEALFESGIDPRRAAGRISRERYLRLADTIKEVLARAIAQGGTTLKDFVGGDGKPGYFAQELKVYGRSEQPCVHCSKPLQEIRMGQRTTVFCSHCQT; encoded by the coding sequence ATGCCCGAATTACCTGAAGTAGAGACAACCCTACGCGGAATAGAGACTTATGTATCCGGTCGTTCTGTAAAGCAGGTTGTAGTGAGGAATTTCAGCCTGCGATGGCCGGTACCTCGAAACATCAATGCCGTTTTGGCTGGCCAGAAGGTACATAAGCTGTGGCGCCGCGCCAAATATTTACTCTGGCAGTGCGAGTCAGGACATATGCTGCTCCACTTGGGCATGTCCGGCAGCCTGCGAGTGGTGCCCGTGGGCAGTCCGGCGGGCAAACACGATCACGTTGATATCGAGATGGATAATGGTCAGGCAATTCGCCTTACAGACCCGCGGCGCTTTGGTGCGCTACTGTGGCTGGAGGGTGATCCTGAACAGCATACGCTGCTGGCGCAACTGGGACCAGAGCCTTTAACGGGTGCTTTTGACGGTGAGAGACTCTATCGAATGTCTCGCAATCGAAAAGTCCCGGTTAAAACTTTTATTATGGATAACAAAACAGTGGTAGGGGTTGGCAATATCTACGCCAACGAAGCGCTGTTTGAAAGCGGCATTGATCCCCGACGTGCAGCAGGTCGAATTTCCAGGGAGCGTTACCTGAGGCTGGCTGACACGATCAAAGAAGTATTGGCTCGCGCGATTGCCCAGGGAGGAACAACCCTCAAGGACTTTGTCGGCGGTGACGGCAAGCCAGGGTATTTTGCTCAGGAGTTAAAAGTGTACGGGCGGAGCGAGCAGCCCTGCGTGCATTGCTCAAAACCATTACAGGAAATCAGGATGGGGCAGCGCACCACGGTGTTTTGCAGCCACTGCCAGACCTGA
- the coaD gene encoding pantetheine-phosphate adenylyltransferase, which yields MRKIIYPGTFDPITNGHIDLVERACRLFDKIVVAIASNEKKQPLFTLEERIALAEEALAHLGDKVEVLGFEGLMVDFLHQCGAQAVLRGLRAVSDFEYEFQLANMNRALSADAESIFLTPAEKHSYISSSLVREIGSLGGDISAFVHPAVAKALQEKFNK from the coding sequence ATGAGAAAGATCATCTATCCCGGCACCTTCGACCCCATTACCAATGGCCATATCGATCTGGTTGAACGTGCTTGCCGCCTGTTTGACAAAATTGTGGTAGCGATTGCCAGCAATGAGAAAAAACAGCCGCTGTTTACCTTGGAAGAGCGCATTGCACTTGCCGAAGAGGCCCTCGCTCACCTGGGCGATAAAGTCGAGGTTTTGGGATTCGAGGGCCTGATGGTGGACTTCCTGCACCAGTGCGGCGCCCAGGCCGTGCTTCGGGGCTTGCGCGCTGTGTCAGACTTTGAATACGAGTTTCAGCTTGCCAATATGAACAGGGCGTTGTCTGCAGATGCCGAGAGCATCTTCCTGACGCCGGCAGAAAAACACTCCTATATCTCATCGTCCCTGGTTCGCGAGATCGGCTCTCTGGGTGGAGATATTTCCGCCTTTGTTCACCCGGCAGTAGCCAAGGCACTTCAAGAGAAATTCAACAAATAG
- the rsmD gene encoding 16S rRNA (guanine(966)-N(2))-methyltransferase RsmD — protein MTKARTQQRRVSNQLRIIGGKWRGRKLTFPDVDGLRPSGDRLREMLFNWVNFELPGSYCLDLFAGSGALGLEALSRGAAHATLVELNDNAARHLKQHCQTLSADNAIVVHNSALKWLDQSANQKFDLVFLDPPFSQPLLEPACELLEQRQWLTENALIYVETPLHQAPKLPDNWQLIKEKHSGQVTCRLYQRSV, from the coding sequence TTGACCAAAGCGCGCACCCAGCAACGTCGCGTCAGCAATCAATTGCGCATCATTGGTGGCAAATGGCGCGGCCGCAAATTGACCTTTCCCGACGTAGACGGACTGCGCCCTTCCGGCGATCGGCTGCGAGAGATGCTGTTTAACTGGGTCAATTTCGAACTGCCCGGCAGTTATTGCCTGGATCTGTTTGCCGGCTCCGGTGCGCTGGGGCTTGAGGCACTATCCCGGGGAGCCGCACACGCCACATTGGTAGAGCTCAACGACAATGCAGCAAGGCATCTCAAACAGCACTGCCAGACCCTCAGTGCCGATAACGCCATCGTGGTTCACAACAGTGCCCTGAAGTGGCTCGACCAGTCAGCCAACCAGAAATTTGACCTGGTGTTTCTCGACCCACCGTTCAGCCAACCCCTGCTTGAACCAGCATGTGAGTTACTGGAACAACGCCAGTGGCTCACCGAAAATGCCCTGATCTATGTGGAGACCCCTCTGCATCAGGCGCCTAAACTTCCCGACAACTGGCAACTGATCAAAGAGAAGCACTCCGGTCAGGTGACTTGTCGCCTCTACCAACGCTCGGTCTGA